A single Kribbella aluminosa DNA region contains:
- a CDS encoding ADP-ribosylglycohydrolase family protein, which yields MHGSLNSHHLLRAELDQRRESGFEISEVEQRVARLGEVESLDREEAEALLGELDKANRRAGWEYDEPAELAAIMAASRWPVAQVSLPLDEAYEATVNRAWTGRVVGNMLGKPVEGWPREDIKDLLDAYSAWPLSDYFPAPTRTQPGVREYIACWVETTAGKIDGSARDDDVDYTILNLHVLRTRGAGFGTDDVAAAWLSMLPFLQTYTAERVAIRNLLRGDEPSRAALWRNPYREFIGAAIRADVFGYVNPGDPGSAAELAYRDAVLSHEANGVYGEMWCAALVASAFTAASAEETVDSALAVVPARSRLYETVARVRDWWAAGLSWADTRDRIETEYGRISWVHMLPNAAVLTAGLLYGAGDFDRTIGLTVAGGLDTDSNGATAGSVAGILAGSIDDRWTAPLHDLVRSAVFGYDGSSISALAGQTVEVARGIRQGSAEPVQPDSVTPRNNW from the coding sequence ATGCATGGTTCACTCAACTCCCATCACCTCCTCCGCGCGGAGCTTGACCAACGCCGGGAGAGTGGCTTCGAGATCTCTGAGGTCGAGCAACGGGTAGCGCGGCTCGGTGAAGTGGAGTCTCTCGACCGGGAGGAGGCCGAAGCTCTGCTGGGCGAGCTGGACAAGGCGAATCGCCGAGCTGGTTGGGAGTACGACGAGCCGGCGGAGCTGGCCGCGATCATGGCTGCCTCCCGTTGGCCGGTTGCGCAGGTGTCGTTGCCTCTCGACGAGGCGTACGAAGCGACCGTGAACCGTGCGTGGACCGGCCGAGTGGTCGGCAACATGCTCGGCAAGCCGGTCGAAGGCTGGCCGCGCGAAGACATCAAGGACCTCCTGGACGCGTACTCCGCGTGGCCCTTGTCGGACTACTTCCCGGCGCCGACGCGAACGCAGCCGGGTGTCCGTGAGTACATCGCCTGCTGGGTCGAGACGACGGCAGGCAAGATCGACGGATCGGCGCGGGACGACGACGTCGACTACACGATCCTGAACCTCCACGTTCTGCGGACCCGGGGCGCCGGCTTCGGGACCGACGACGTGGCGGCCGCATGGTTGTCGATGCTGCCGTTCCTGCAGACCTACACAGCTGAGCGGGTGGCGATCCGCAATCTCCTCCGCGGCGACGAGCCGTCGCGCGCGGCGCTGTGGCGCAATCCCTACCGGGAGTTCATCGGAGCCGCGATCCGCGCGGACGTCTTCGGCTACGTGAATCCGGGGGACCCGGGGAGCGCGGCCGAGCTGGCATACCGCGATGCCGTGCTGTCGCACGAGGCCAACGGCGTGTACGGCGAGATGTGGTGCGCCGCACTCGTCGCGTCGGCTTTCACCGCAGCGTCGGCCGAGGAGACCGTCGACAGCGCTCTCGCCGTGGTGCCGGCGCGTTCGCGGCTGTACGAAACGGTTGCGCGGGTGCGCGATTGGTGGGCCGCCGGGTTGAGCTGGGCCGACACGCGCGATCGCATCGAAACGGAGTACGGCCGGATCAGCTGGGTCCATATGCTGCCGAACGCCGCGGTACTGACAGCCGGCCTGCTTTACGGAGCCGGCGACTTCGACCGGACGATCGGTCTGACGGTCGCGGGAGGGCTCGATACCGACTCCAACGGCGCGACGGCCGGCTCGGTGGCCGGCATCCTGGCCGGATCGATCGACGATCGATGGACGGCGCCGTTGCACGATCTGGTACGCAGCGCGGTGTTCGGGTACGACGGCTCGTCCATCAGCGCGCTCGCCGGCCAAACGGTCGAAGTCGCCAGAGGAATCCGCCAGGGTTCCGCCGAGCCGGTGCAGCCGGACTCCGTCACCCCGCGGAACAACTGGTGA
- a CDS encoding ribokinase — translation MANVIVVGSANQDYVMTTDALPAAGETLLARTFQKFPGGKGANQAVACARLGAQVGFVGAVGDDDDGALMIRELRSEGIDTSEIEITTSERTGMAMVSVLPEGENAITVVPGANFTLAPERVARAVERLITDDSVVVVVVQGEIPVESIAASVVAASKAGARAVVNLAPFVELPAETLQAADPLIVNEVEAAFLTGYVIDSSARAQEAAEDIARQAKSAVITLGAAGASWAVAGASGIVPGLPVAEVVDTTGAGDAFIGAIAAMFTEGRELESAVRVGVEVGALAVARVGAQASYPLREEVRQLAGSRQRVK, via the coding sequence GTGGCGAATGTGATTGTTGTCGGTTCGGCGAACCAGGACTACGTGATGACGACCGACGCCCTGCCAGCGGCCGGCGAGACATTGCTCGCGAGGACGTTCCAGAAATTTCCCGGGGGCAAGGGGGCCAATCAAGCGGTAGCCTGCGCACGGCTCGGTGCCCAGGTCGGCTTCGTCGGCGCCGTCGGCGACGACGATGACGGCGCGTTGATGATCCGCGAACTCCGCTCGGAGGGGATCGACACCAGCGAGATCGAGATCACCACGAGCGAGCGGACGGGCATGGCCATGGTCTCGGTGCTGCCGGAGGGCGAGAACGCGATCACGGTGGTGCCAGGTGCGAACTTCACGCTAGCTCCCGAACGGGTCGCCCGGGCGGTCGAGCGGCTGATCACCGATGACAGTGTGGTTGTCGTCGTCGTGCAGGGCGAGATTCCGGTCGAGAGCATCGCGGCCTCCGTGGTCGCGGCGTCCAAGGCCGGCGCTCGAGCGGTCGTGAACCTCGCACCGTTCGTCGAGTTGCCTGCCGAAACCCTCCAGGCCGCAGATCCGTTGATTGTGAACGAGGTCGAGGCTGCCTTCCTGACCGGCTATGTCATCGACAGCAGTGCGCGTGCGCAAGAGGCGGCCGAAGACATCGCGCGACAGGCCAAGTCGGCGGTCATCACGTTGGGGGCCGCGGGGGCGAGTTGGGCCGTGGCAGGCGCGAGCGGCATCGTCCCTGGCCTGCCGGTCGCCGAGGTTGTCGACACGACCGGGGCGGGCGATGCGTTCATCGGGGCCATTGCGGCCATGTTCACCGAGGGACGCGAGCTCGAGAGTGCGGTTCGGGTCGGCGTCGAAGTCGGCGCTCTTGCCGTTGCCCGGGTCGGCGCGCAGGCGTCGTACCCGCTCCGGGAAGAGGTCCGGCAACTGGCTGGCTCTCGCCAGCGCGTGAAGTGA
- a CDS encoding class I mannose-6-phosphate isomerase, giving the protein MTAIPGVPPIVLQSNQPPARFYRGGARIARFRGMTSTGDRVPEDWIASTTSVRGGDGVGQTVLPDGRLLADAISADPIWWLGPDHVAEFGADSKLLLKLLDAGERLPVHAHPSGDFARAHLGTAHGKAEAWYILSPGEVYLALNTDLEAAQLRELVARQDAGTLLGAMHRISVDRGDRVFVPPGVLHAIGAGVFLAEVQEPEDLSILLEWRGFAIDGSVQGHLGLGFERALEAVECQARSTELVGRLVRRAGDGTTGLGREAEAYFRLDEKVIDGSGTIAAGFVILLCLEGALRIEGSTGSTAVRHGSTVLLPAASDVRRVTGKGTVLEARPPRSGDLNAR; this is encoded by the coding sequence GCAGTCCAACCAGCCACCGGCGCGGTTCTATCGTGGAGGTGCCCGGATCGCTCGGTTCCGTGGCATGACGTCCACAGGCGATCGGGTGCCGGAGGATTGGATCGCCTCCACGACGAGCGTGCGCGGAGGGGACGGCGTCGGACAGACGGTCCTGCCGGACGGCCGGCTCCTTGCCGACGCGATCAGTGCGGATCCGATCTGGTGGCTGGGCCCGGATCACGTCGCGGAATTCGGTGCCGACAGCAAGCTCCTGCTGAAACTGCTGGACGCGGGCGAGCGTCTTCCGGTGCACGCGCATCCGAGTGGTGATTTCGCCCGCGCACATCTCGGCACCGCGCATGGCAAGGCTGAAGCCTGGTACATCCTGTCGCCCGGCGAGGTATACCTGGCCCTGAACACCGATCTCGAGGCTGCCCAGTTGCGCGAGTTGGTGGCTCGGCAGGATGCGGGCACACTGCTCGGCGCGATGCATCGGATTTCGGTCGACCGCGGTGATCGGGTCTTCGTGCCACCGGGTGTCCTGCATGCGATCGGTGCCGGAGTGTTCCTGGCCGAAGTCCAGGAGCCGGAGGATCTGTCGATCCTGCTGGAATGGCGCGGGTTCGCGATCGACGGATCCGTACAGGGGCACCTCGGTCTCGGATTCGAGCGAGCGCTCGAAGCAGTCGAGTGCCAGGCCCGATCGACGGAGCTGGTCGGCCGGCTGGTCCGGCGGGCGGGTGACGGTACGACGGGGCTCGGGCGCGAAGCCGAGGCGTACTTCCGGCTGGACGAGAAGGTGATCGACGGGTCTGGCACGATCGCCGCCGGCTTCGTGATCCTGCTCTGTCTCGAGGGTGCGCTCCGGATCGAAGGATCCACCGGGAGTACCGCAGTGCGACACGGGAGCACGGTCTTGCTGCCGGCCGCCTCCGATGTGCGTCGGGTCACTGGGAAAGGAACCGTGCTGGAAGCCCGTCCACCGCGGTCCGGCGACCTCAACGCGCGTTGA
- a CDS encoding NAD(P)-dependent oxidoreductase, which yields MSDAIVVDESFERHWSFSADHAAWRWHGAGLHFQRLDSGSGQRLAELDLPADLTRLLVLSFDMDTRLDDGAIERWPRLEEAAFSDAPDPETAERLRRRGVAVYVPRNEGFWGQSVAEFALGLTIAGLRRIPQTYHSMLTSHETWQYLPEPGKGRPGRRAAQFGDDPAFASGTVAGKRVRVVGLGNIGSRFASFCSMLGADVAGWAATAPDPVFHRSGVRREFRLEDLVADAEIFAPMVPHLPATEGLISADLVDALPVGCLVVCVTRMQVIDAKALRRRVLADEIALAADVFDIEPLPLDDPLLGRHNVVHTPHNAGRTIDANHAFADELLDQFRSLRPAGAPVRKEVPAWG from the coding sequence ATGAGCGACGCCATCGTCGTGGACGAATCCTTCGAACGGCACTGGTCCTTCAGCGCTGACCACGCCGCCTGGCGCTGGCACGGTGCCGGGCTTCACTTCCAGCGTCTCGACAGCGGGTCCGGCCAGCGCCTGGCCGAGCTCGACCTGCCGGCCGACCTGACCCGGTTGCTGGTGTTGTCGTTCGACATGGACACCCGCCTTGACGACGGCGCGATCGAGCGCTGGCCTCGACTCGAGGAGGCAGCGTTCTCGGACGCACCTGACCCGGAGACGGCCGAGCGACTGCGCCGTCGGGGCGTGGCGGTCTACGTGCCGAGGAACGAGGGGTTCTGGGGTCAGTCGGTCGCCGAGTTCGCTTTGGGGCTGACGATCGCCGGCCTGCGCCGGATTCCGCAGACCTACCACTCGATGCTGACGTCGCACGAGACCTGGCAGTACCTGCCCGAGCCGGGGAAGGGGCGGCCCGGCCGCCGTGCCGCGCAGTTCGGCGACGATCCCGCGTTCGCGTCCGGAACCGTCGCGGGCAAGCGGGTTCGGGTAGTTGGTCTCGGCAACATCGGTTCGAGGTTCGCGTCGTTCTGCTCGATGCTCGGAGCTGATGTCGCAGGGTGGGCGGCGACCGCTCCGGATCCGGTGTTCCATCGCTCGGGAGTCCGGCGGGAGTTCCGGCTGGAGGATTTGGTGGCCGACGCCGAGATCTTCGCGCCGATGGTTCCGCACCTCCCGGCCACCGAGGGACTGATCAGCGCGGATCTCGTCGATGCGCTGCCGGTAGGTTGTCTGGTGGTCTGTGTGACCCGGATGCAAGTGATCGACGCGAAGGCGTTGCGTCGTCGAGTGCTCGCCGACGAAATCGCTCTGGCGGCCGATGTCTTCGACATCGAACCGCTTCCTCTCGACGATCCGCTCCTCGGCCGGCACAACGTCGTCCACACGCCGCACAATGCCGGCCGGACGATCGACGCGAACCACGCGTTCGCGGATGAACTCCTGGACCAGTTCCGTTCGCTACGTCCGGCCGGCGCTCCGGTCCGGAAGGAGGTGCCGGCGTGGGGTTGA
- a CDS encoding Gfo/Idh/MocA family protein — translation MGLTVAVAGLNFGELWVPLYQLHPDVDRVVLCDASVETLERVGASTGIADRAQSLDDVLADPRIDAVHLLTPLQLHAEQTLAALHAGKHCAVAVTPALELDQLHQIVKAQQDTGLNYMMMETGAYSDPVVHLRAEIDSGAFGNVTFGRGEHHQDMEGWPGYWVGLPPMWYSIHALAPLLAILGARPATVRALGSGRLPSDREAKWGNPYPLETALYELEDNPVTLEVTRSMFQTTRSPIESFSVWGDRHGFDSGRTNDETALFYSWGAPGPGGRGRTVIAEPYSPPELSWTVPEELRPTLALPQNYNGASPRLVHEFVRSIVESRRPALDAVVAAQWTAAGFAAHESALQGGAVVEVPSFT, via the coding sequence GTGGGGTTGACGGTAGCCGTTGCCGGCCTGAACTTCGGCGAACTGTGGGTTCCGCTCTATCAGCTCCATCCCGACGTCGATCGGGTGGTGCTGTGTGACGCGTCGGTGGAGACGCTCGAGCGGGTGGGTGCGTCGACCGGTATCGCGGACCGGGCACAGAGCCTTGACGACGTGCTTGCGGATCCTCGGATCGACGCCGTTCACCTGCTGACGCCACTCCAGCTCCACGCCGAGCAGACACTGGCGGCTCTGCATGCGGGGAAGCACTGTGCCGTGGCCGTCACGCCTGCTCTCGAGCTGGACCAGTTGCATCAGATCGTCAAAGCCCAGCAGGACACAGGTCTGAACTACATGATGATGGAGACGGGGGCCTACAGCGACCCCGTCGTCCACCTGCGTGCGGAGATCGACTCGGGTGCCTTCGGCAACGTCACGTTCGGCCGGGGCGAGCATCACCAGGATATGGAGGGCTGGCCAGGTTACTGGGTCGGCCTGCCTCCGATGTGGTACTCCATCCACGCCCTGGCCCCCCTCCTCGCGATTCTCGGCGCCCGGCCGGCAACAGTTCGCGCTCTCGGGTCGGGGAGGTTGCCGTCGGATCGTGAAGCGAAGTGGGGTAATCCCTACCCGCTGGAGACGGCGCTGTACGAACTCGAGGACAATCCGGTCACCCTCGAGGTCACCCGGTCGATGTTTCAGACCACTCGTAGTCCGATCGAGTCCTTCTCGGTCTGGGGCGATCGCCACGGCTTCGACTCCGGCCGTACCAACGACGAGACTGCACTCTTCTACTCCTGGGGTGCGCCTGGCCCGGGCGGCCGCGGGCGAACCGTGATCGCTGAGCCGTACTCTCCGCCGGAACTCTCGTGGACCGTGCCCGAGGAACTGCGGCCCACGCTGGCGTTGCCACAGAACTACAACGGCGCCTCGCCGCGGCTCGTGCACGAGTTCGTCCGCAGCATCGTCGAATCCCGGCGGCCGGCACTGGACGCGGTAGTCGCCGCGCAGTGGACGGCAGCCGGGTTCGCCGCCCACGAATCAGCCCTCCAAGGAGGAGCCGTCGTCGAAGTCCCCAGCTTCACTTGA
- a CDS encoding LacI family DNA-binding transcriptional regulator, translated as MKITRSDVARMAGVSPAVVSYVTNGGPRPVSTSTRARVEAAIEALGYRPNALANAFRDGRSTSVGLLIPSPLNPYYAEMAQVIETELLAHGYLLSMGISTFNPEQDEAHLRSFEDRRMAGLVIASGASVTSSVAHQERSIGQVVLDEVPGLGIPSVYTDNHYDAARAVDHLQLHGHSVIGCIAGPVGWRDCEVRVDAWRSQQQSAGLPSGRELVTHGDVSEEGGSMALRILLSDESYRSSRRRQKPTAVFVNSDVQAFGALRACHELGIRVPDDLAIVSFDGVRQGLFSQPRLTSMRRPLKEMVRAAVSILLGDLEDRAGEHPVSPVHRALRGNMLIGESCGCVPPITWHGGMS; from the coding sequence ATGAAGATCACCCGCTCCGACGTCGCACGCATGGCCGGCGTGTCTCCCGCCGTGGTCAGCTACGTGACCAACGGAGGTCCCCGGCCGGTGTCCACGTCGACGCGTGCTCGCGTCGAAGCAGCGATCGAGGCCCTCGGGTATCGTCCGAACGCACTGGCGAACGCGTTCCGCGACGGCCGCAGCACGTCCGTCGGGCTCCTCATTCCGAGTCCGCTGAATCCGTACTACGCCGAGATGGCGCAGGTCATCGAAACAGAGTTGCTCGCCCACGGATATCTGCTGTCGATGGGCATCAGCACCTTCAATCCGGAGCAGGACGAGGCTCACCTGAGGTCGTTCGAGGATCGGCGGATGGCGGGCCTCGTCATCGCCTCGGGTGCCTCGGTCACGTCCTCCGTCGCGCACCAGGAACGGAGCATCGGCCAGGTGGTCCTCGATGAAGTGCCCGGCCTGGGTATCCCTTCGGTCTACACCGACAACCACTACGACGCGGCCCGCGCTGTCGACCATCTCCAACTGCACGGACACAGCGTGATCGGGTGTATCGCCGGACCGGTCGGCTGGCGCGACTGCGAGGTCCGGGTCGATGCATGGCGCTCGCAACAGCAGTCAGCCGGCCTGCCCTCCGGCCGCGAACTCGTCACCCACGGGGACGTGAGCGAAGAGGGCGGCTCGATGGCTTTGCGCATCCTGCTCTCGGACGAGTCCTACCGCAGCTCACGCCGGCGGCAGAAGCCCACGGCGGTGTTCGTCAACAGCGATGTCCAGGCCTTCGGAGCCCTGCGCGCGTGCCACGAGCTCGGCATCAGGGTCCCCGACGACCTCGCGATCGTATCCTTCGACGGCGTTCGGCAGGGGTTGTTCAGCCAGCCGCGGCTGACCAGCATGCGCAGACCGCTGAAGGAAATGGTGCGAGCGGCGGTCAGCATCCTGCTCGGTGATCTCGAGGACCGGGCCGGCGAGCATCCGGTGTCGCCGGTGCATCGAGCCCTCCGCGGCAACATGCTCATCGGTGAGAGCTGCGGCTGCGTGCCTCCGATCACCTGGCATGGCGGGATGAGCTGA